A portion of the Vespula vulgaris chromosome 14, iyVesVulg1.1, whole genome shotgun sequence genome contains these proteins:
- the LOC127069121 gene encoding uncharacterized protein LOC127069121 isoform X4: MDFLRRILTDNIIRKDEKRRRTEDGHGSLVECNNLRLRPRFLSNLESVDYFRSSDLTSRLLAQRSYEHDRLISQEDVEVVASKKTWGLLPEENQEGSGGGGGVGGGGGGGGGGGVVRVGERGGLVGDPHHSYERFEVEDCVGSSGLGSSSSSSSSSNNLASGRYNQQSVRRPIRIFERGSTALVYPVVVAAHEPETSCSRRPAASAVPAVPVVAAPTTTTTTTITAATTATTAAAAVRSVAAAKNLLIDATDADLRGSTYLSSSFIKDTKKEDAMEPEIKEEDERRSSASSPEFYVRRNKCYNEDGSSEEENKPGSSLQGHGLPSSYSGTWPIRRDIWATQQMGFSNQQSASSSTHNDMASVMSFSSNSGTMLGTSTEMQGHRRLGAKVDVVYNLLSMLGSSEGREDMSATLLSMSTSIDSCLVMRQSGCLPLLVQLIHAPGQDPETRERASRALHNVVHAKSDERAGRREARVLRFLEQLRDYCQSLRTSLESGQAPDLEKHPGPTIAALMKLSFDEAHRHAMCQLGGLHAVAELIEMDHLAHGSECDDQNCITLRRYAGMALTNLTFGDGNNKALLCSFREFMKALVSQLRSPSDDLRQVTASVLRNLSWRADSSSKQTLREVGAVTGLMKAAMEGRKESTLKSILSALWNLSAHCSTNKVDICAVDGALAFLVDMLSYNAPSKTLAIVENAGGILRNVSCHVAVREDYRAIVRERGCLQVLLQQLRSPSLTVVSNACGALWNLSARCPQDQRLLWSLGAVPMLRSLVHSKHKMISMGSSAALKNLLSARPGCSNLVQLDSTARGLGLPTLPSLAARRQRALEQEIDQNLAETCDNIEPSTSPTNKDDKFTFKVDHSFLAVNTRGLRSYQLYNQSSTSGTKCNGVSRSESRESMRSVTSTHSDTIFERVHRHVLNGMSPTESQGKQSLSLHAATGFDNGIQMDNPKATSSEKKYTLRYKNAIPENLRPTDIGFGNVSELRSTTSTISWSSVPDQEAVCSQTLLHSSVEDNASLLNQSISSTSKFNSQSSVSEETEVTVCKNSEYRSDVPKSKSEISSQLSYVPDNFSSNQCDDYDRMYTDNSLLHQCDPLNSIQSAISPTLSHNSEESLFRNYAETDLDQPTDYSIRYAEQTVEDDEKQHAAYFVTTEQGLIQEDTIKMYCTEGTPRGISLNSSRAASSSDLQEDSKVKSLSRKLLEPNKLNDIEHNEKASSSLVDIEKVDLRFTNQDKKQDFDATSKFIEKQWQESVPGSCQYNKDNSTKINPTDVKIDKHEIPINQSIAFDTESKSSKELFPNKATSYVGNIDQASDVDEDDEDLLAACINIGMQNNRHRHSFIGNSFEKLPRAESNLMRYQTSIALDQVESNDSIGSATDTFNLIQPEPTGKALPTNTLREHSSALSDTTKSFNDDLSITKEDQTELEELSDKEKSMLSQNTQKHSSNSNVSEVSVTDHDNFSVRTIPSTIDITLSSKDTSTSNIDYSLQERLESSTKERFKTCKNVVCLDKRLKTGESTKWNETLLNETEVLENICEIRMKSTDSESSNSIDSVEQSEHALLELCIQSGLPNTTESITGKRSGMINKQQKLNDESCARLKTSFKDELNDDARDDVDGKGTYVVDKTTTKRVEEDVYRRQRDPDAMIASLDRLTATLVQQTEAIRERDSNTMKQSILSDTWNEDSPNEVSFPSISISAPMIPSFKSDVPDGQTTTMSDTAEDDEDEHANMTDSKIIQQEAIKLAEAVDAEVNKQNEMETTSMTSIDLDAIKPPSSMGSLLSLTASYAGPMDNTESYVNRDRCYSTSLPPVQTKNQSPVDARNCRKKSLPLGVVAKRALNQGQSHTGSLENLLNDCVHSHLENVKPPSVMDELFDVGDMENSMLSVASITSEVADNKDHDSHSLSGSDPVFDLLKPVANVLSITCMRYAEGMQSSGNNSLSEYLENINPPSLFNEVNEMDRSTMEGNTDTLCNDTLCMDTELRTEEVPATLVEAIDEGENDTDEGVTTISSEYCVSSSAESTPKKRSNKNHLTPKQKRNLAKERYKTYTIAAEFVKKEEERRKQEGKPGETPNKITTQGKCSPFSKLTPKQRRQEDRARFQTQVLENPFPIINAIVSNKEEIDQTCCRQKDDAEVGDPANAAKSSIPTLTKLPMPRALRKKRAENQENKERYRTRTLNDSECMQRADDCDVEPTTNNLEKEGNADNVHNIALEEINNMLEHNATIVLNTLNESSKTHAISLGEDVLLDQETLSLVSNESGSEQSLRLCFVNGVSKRLMDTYTHQGDVSQRFQQNAQEEKDKSDVEHAPEENDPIESGSDNGSNCTEEQCQVIKRPRIIKPGMGSSRDVSADSNATDKSEPGSPKAIRGRRKALYSNPITRKPTPQSSPLKHPTPISAIPIGRSNTSPIVRTTRATTLRQSNSPGVTATTTKEPSKTNASPKISSAIASYENKIKNANAASKRTSVPNKGSSLTFTRSNKRHSTPACSSSSQNESKVEVPTKQLERQGTFTKDEPEVENAPTVFSPASPIKTKIAKPIKGTSKIHPAVGKSKISVRAHQTYQTKGVKANGVEKPLVSKVVPTLGIPKSNIKVTGTSKAVVTNNQNAPQNDNGKVFRKIGPLGQRSNSNSSIISDTSSGVQNRRLAKEATSKIASLWKKVEENKSKQLSDKSDGRKWITPGSVTGEIDGQIISSKPPAFRLFRSSTFEGVPQDDSHKVSMQKSRSKQPSITNVQANGVKYRNSCDLSGMNANEAPCKIPVKSSNNPTTSRKDNVVQGDNTVILRRQQGNDAGIEIDSAKRMSRLGSFITVDPPNSDIAQIPVMSGNGRTPASAIVPPFNYNPKADIPSHIVKARSDDAEGKFEVTDSHQTEIVTASSRVTTV; this comes from the exons GAGGACGTGGAGGTGGTAGCATCTAAGAAAACTTGGGGTTTGTTACCGGAGGAAAATCAAGAAGGaagtggaggaggtggaggtgtaggaggaggtggaggaggaggaggaggaggaggagtggTAAGAGTAGGAGAAAGAGGTGGATTGGTAGGGGATCCTCATCACTCGTACGAAAGATTCGAAGTGGAAGACTGCGTTGGTAGTAGCGGTTTAggtagcagcagtagtagcagcagtagtagcaacAATTTGGCTAGCGGCAGATATAATCAGCAAAGTGTTAGGCGCCCCATTCGTATTTTTGAACGTGGTAGTACGGCCCTGGTTTACCCCGTGGTCGTCGCGGCGCACGAGCCAGAGACAAGCTGTTCGAGACGTCCAGCCGCTTCAGCGGTGCCGGCAGTGCCGGTGGTGGCGGCACCCACGacgaccaccaccaccaccatcacggCTGCCACGACGGCTACAACAGCGGCAGCGGCCGTACGATCAGTAGCCGCTGCCAAGAACTTGCTCATTGATGCTACTGATGCTGATCTACGTGGATCTACTTACCTATCATCCAGTTTTATCAAGGATACTAAGAAAGAGGATGCCATGGAACCTGAGatcaaagaagaagatgaacgGAGATCGTCCGCCTCCAGTCCTGAg TTTTATGTGAGGAGAAACAAATGTTACAACGAGGATGGCAGCAGCGAGGAAGAAAACAAGCCAGGTAGTTCCTTGCAAGGTCATGGATTACCCTCATCCTACAGTGGAACTTGGCCCATCAGAAGAGATATATGGGCGACCCAACAAATGGGATTTTCCAATCAACAAAGTGCATCGAGCTCTACCCATAAC GACATGGCAAGTGTTATGAGTTTCTCTTCGAATTCTGGTACAATGCTTGGTACTTCGACGGAAATGCAAGGTCATCGTAGATTAGGGGCTAAAGTTGACGtcgtatataatttgttaagCATGCTAGGAAGTTCCGAAGGTCGAGAGGACATGAGCGCGACTTTATTATCCATGAGCACTTCTATCGACAGTTGTCTCGTCATGAGACAATCAGGTTGTCTACCTTTGCTCGTTCAATTGATTCATGCTCCTGGACAAGATccagaaacgagagaaagggcGTCCCGTGCATTGCACAATGTGGTACACGCCAAGAGCGATGAGAGAGCTGGACGTCGAGAGGCCCGAGTTCTCAGGTTTCTCGAACAATTACGAGATTATTGTCAATCGTTGAGAACGTCGTTGGAATCGGGACAGGCACCGGATCTTGAGAAACATCCAGGACCAACGATAGCGGCCCTTATGAAATTATCTTTCGACGAAGCACATCGTCATGCGATGTGTCAACTCGGTGGTCTCCACGCTGTTGCCGAATTAATAGAGATGGATCACCTTGCCCACGGCAGCGAATGCGACGATCAAAATTGTATAACTTTGAGAAGATACGCGGGCATGGCACTGACGAATTTGACCTTCGGAGACGGCAATAACAAGGCTCTTTTATGTTCCTTTCGAGAATTCATGAAAGCGTTGGTCTCGCAATTACGAAGTCCCAGCGACGATCTCAGACAAGTAACTGCGAGCGTATTGAGAAATTTGTCATGGCGTGCCGATAGCAGCAGCAAACAAACGTTGAGAGAAGTCGGCGCTGTTACGGGATTGATGAAAGCCGCGATGGAGGGTAGAAAAGAGTCCACCttgaaatcgatattatcggCACTTTGGAATCTATCTGCTCATTGTAGCACGAACAAAGTGGACATATGCGCCGTTGACGGAGCACTCGCTTTTCTCGTTGATATGCTGAGTTACAATGCCCCGTCGAAAACTTTGGCCATTGTTGAAAACGCCGGTGGTATATTGAGAAACGTTTCCTGTCACGTCGCTGTTAGAGAAGATTACAGAGCTATCGTGCGAGAAAGGGGTTGCTTGCAAGTGCTTCTGCAACAATTACGATCGCCCAGTCTGACCGTCGTCAGTAATGCGTGCGGAGCCCTTTGGAATCTCTCGGCTAGGTGTCCACAGGACCAACGTCTCCTTTGGTCCCTGGGCGCGGTACCCATGTTACGTAGTCTCGTACATTCGAAGCACAAAATGATATCGATGGGTTCCAGTGCcgctttaaaaaatttactcaGTGCCAGGCCTGGATGTAGCAATCTCGTCCAGTTGGATTCAACCGCGCGTGGACTCGGATTACCAACTTTACCTTCTCTCGCGGCCCGAAGACAACGAGCTCTAGAACAAGAGATCGATCAGAATCTAGCCGAAACTTGCGACAACATAGAACCCAGTACTTCGCCAACGAACAAGGACGATAAATTCACGTTCAAGGTCGATCACAGTTTCCTCGCCGTTAATACCCGTGGATTACGTTCTTATCAATTGTACAACCAATCGAGTACATCCGGGACTAAATGCAACGGAGTTTCTAGAAGCGAAAGTAGAGAATCCATGAGGTCGGTGACCAGTACGCATTCGGATACGATATTCGAGAGGGTTCATCGACACGTCCTAAACGGGATGTCACCGACCGAGTCGCAAGGTAAACAGTCCTTGTCGTTACACGCTGCGACAGGATTCGATAATGGAATACAAATGGATAATCCGAAGGCTACTTCGTCCGAAAAGAAATACACGTTGCGCTACAAAAATGCTATACCAGAAAATCTCAGACCTACCGATATCGGATTCGGTAATGTCAGCGAATTACGTTCGACCACTTCTACCATATCGTGGTCGTCGGTGCCCGATCAAGAAGCCGTTTGCTCGCAAACCCTATTGCATTCCTCCGTCGAAGACAATGCGTCGTTACTCAATCAGAGCATCTCGTCTACTTCTAAATTTAACAGCCAATCTAGCGTCTCGGAAGAAACAGAAGTAACTGTTTGCAAGAATTCCGAATACCGATCGGACGTTCCCAAATCTAAATCGGAAATCTCTTCGCAACTATCCTACGTACCTGACAATTTTTCGAGCAATCAGTGCGACGATTACGATCGCATGTACACGGATAACTCGTTGTTACATCAATGCGATCCTCTGAATTCCATTCAGAGTGCGATCTCACCGACGTTGAGTCATAATTCCGAAGAATCTCTGTTTCGAAATTATGCCGAAACAGATCTCGATCAACCGACGGATTACAGTATACGATACGCCGAACAAACCGTAGAGGACGACGAGAAACAACATGCCGCTTATTTCGTGACCACGGAACAAGGTCTTATTCAAGAGGACACGATTAAGATGTATTGTACGGAAGGTACACCGCGTGGGATTTCATTGAATTCGTCGCGAGCTGCTTCCTCTTCGGACCTGCAGGAAGATAGTAAAGTGAAAAGTTTATCGAGGAAATTGTTAGAACCTAACAAATTAAACGATATCGAGCACAACGAGAAAGCTTCGTCGTCTTTGGTGGATATCGAGAAAGTCGATTTACGTTTTACGAATCAAGATAAGAAACAAGACTTCGATGCTACCAGTAAATTTATAGAGAAACAATGGCAGGAATCAGTACCAGGTAGTTgtcaatataataaagataattctACGAAAATAAATCCAACGGACGTTAAAATAG ataagCACGAGATACCAATTAATCAAAGCATCGCATTCGATACCGAATCCAAATCCTCGAAAGAGTTATTTCCGAACAAAGCTACTTCTTACGTGGGAAACATTGATCAAGCTAGCGACGtggacgaagacgacgaagatttACTTGCTGCTTGTATCAACATTGGAATGCAAAACAATAG ACATAGGCATTCCTTCATAGGAAATAGTTTCGAGAAACTCCCAAGAGCAGAGAGTAATTTAATGAGATATCAAACCAGTATTGCTTTGGATCAAGTAGAATCCAATGATTCTATTGGTTCTGCTACTGATACTTTCAATCTAATACAACCAGAACCTACTGGAAAAGCACTGCCTACAAATACTTTGAGAGAGCATTCGTCGGCTTTGTCGGATACGACGAAATCGTTCAACGACGATTTATCGATAACCAAAGAAGACCAAACGGAATTGGAG GAATTAAGCGACAAAGAAAAGTCGATGCTTTCTCAAAATACGCAGAAACATTCATCGAACAGTAACGTTAGTGAAGTTAGTGTAACGGATCACGATAATTTCTCTGTTCGTACTATACCATCGACGATAGATATAACTCTTAGCAGTAAGGACACAAGCACGTCAAATATCGACTACTCTTTGCAAGAGAGATTAGAGTCTTCGACGAAGGAGCGCTTTAAAACATGTAAGAACGTTGTTTGCCTTGACAAACGTCTTAAAACGGGAGAATCCACGAAGTGGAATGAGACGTTGTTAAACGAGACGGAAGTTTTGGAAAATATATGCGAGATAAGGATGAAGAGTACTGATTCTGAAAGCAGTAACTCCATCGATTCCGTAGAGCAATCGGAGCATGCACTGTTAGAGCTGTGCATACAGTCTGGACTTCCTAACACAACTGAAAGTATTACGGGAAAGCGTAGTGGCATGATCAACAAACAGCAGAAATTGAACGACGAGTCTTGCGCTCGTTTAAAAACTTCCTTCAAAGACGAGCTTAACGACGACGCGAGGGACGACGTTGACGGGAAGGGGACGTACGTCGTTGACAAAACGACGACCAAACGAGTGGAAGAGGACGTTTATAGGCGTCAACGAGATCCCGACGCCATGATCGCGTCGTTGGATCGGCTTACAGCTACCTTGGTGCAACAGACCGAAgcaataagagaaagagattcaaATACGATGAAGCAAAGTATATTAAGCGATACGTGGAACGAGGATTCCCCTAACGAAGTTTCATTTCCGAGTATCAGCATCAGTGCTCCTATGATCCCTTCGTTCAAAAGCGACGTTCCAGATGGTCAAACCACGACCATGTCGGATACCGCGGAAGACGATGAGGACGAGCACGCGAACATGACGGattcgaaaattattcaacAGGAAGCGATCAAATTGGCAGAAGCTGTTGATGCCGAGGTGaacaaacaaaacgaaatGGAAACAACGAGTATGACGTCCATCGATCTCGACGCTATCAAGCCACCATCTTCGATGGGAAGTTTGTTGTCACTGACCGCAAGTTACGCCGGACCTATGGACAATACGGAAAGTTACGTCAACAGGGACAGATGTTATTCGACGTCTCTTCCGCCTGTTCAAACTAAGAATCAGTCGCCCGTCGACGCGCGAAATTGTCGCAAGAAATCATTGCCTCTTGGTGTCGTGGCTAAAAGAGCATTGAATCAGGGACAAAGTCATACGGGTAGCTTAGAAAATCTATTAAACGATTGCGTACACTCCCATTTGGAAAATGTTAAGCCACCTTCTGTAATGGACGAATTGTTCGACGTTGGAGATATGGAGAACAGTATGTTGAGCGTAGCGAGTATTACCTCGGAAGTAGCGGATAACAAGGATCATGATTCGCATTCTTTGTCGGGAAGCGATCCGGTATTTGACTTACTCAAGCCCGTGGCAAACGTATTGTCCATCACGTGTATGCGATATGCCGAAGGTATGCAATCGAGTGGCAACAACAGTCTCAGCGAGTATTTAGAAAACATCAATCCTCCGTCTCTCTTCAACGAAGTCAACGAAatggatcgatcgacgatGGAAGGAAACACGGATACCCTTTGCAACGACACCCTGTGCATGGACACGGAATTGCGCACGGAAGAGGTGCCAGCTACTTTGGTAGAAGCCATCGACGAAGGTGAGAACGATACCGACGAAGGAGTTACCACCATTTCCTCGGAATATTGCGTGAGCAGTTCGGCCGAGTCGACTCCGAAGAAGAGATCGAACAAAAATCATTTAACTCCcaaacaaaagagaaatctAGCGAAGGAGAGATACAAAACGTATACGATCGCCGCTGAATTcgtaaagaaggaagaggagagacgCAAACAGGAGGGCAAGCCAGGAGAGACACCGAACAAAATAACCACCCAGGGCAAGTGTTCTCCTTTTTCCAAATTAACACCCAAGCAGCGGAGACAAGAGGATAGGGCACGCTTTCAAACCCAAGTACTCGAAAATCCCTTTCCCATTATCAATGCCATTGTAAGCAACAAAGAAGAGATTGATCAGACGTGTTGTCGACAAAAGGACGACGCAGAAGTTGGAGACCCAGCGAACGCTGCTAAATCTTCCATTCCTACGCTTACCAAATTACCGATGCCTAGAGCATTAAGAAAGAAGCGCGCCGAAAATCAAGAGAACAAGGAAAGATATCGCACAAGAACGTTAAATGATTCCGAGTGTATGCAAAGGGCCGACGACTGCGATGTCGAGCCAACGACTAACAATTTGGAGAAGGAAGGCAACGCTGACAACGTCCACAACATCGCCTTggaagaaattaataacatGTTGGAGCACAATGCTACTATCGTATTAAACACCTTGAACGAGTCTAGCAAAACCCATGCCATCTCTCTCGGAGAAGACGTTTTATTGGATCAAGAAACTCTAAGTCTGGTCTCGAACGAATCCGGATCGGAACAAAGTCTAAGATTATGTTTCGTCAATGGAGTTTCGAAGAGATTGATGGACACGTATACTCATCAAGGAGACGTTTCGCAAAGATTTCAGCAGAATGCACAAGAGGAAAAGGATAAATCCGACGTGGAACATGCACCGGAAGAAAATGATCCTATAGAATCAGGTAGCGATAACGGATCTAATTGCACGGAGGAACAATGTCAGGTAATTAAGCGTCCGCGTATAATTAAGCCAGGAATGGGTAGTAGTAGAGACGTTAGCGCGGATTCGAACGCGACGGACAAGTCGGAACCAGGAAGTCCGAAAGCTATTCgcggaagaagaaaagccTTGTATTCTAATCCAATTACGCGTAAACCGACTCCACAGTCGTCTCCGTTGAAACATCCAACTCCCATTAGTGCTATTCCCATCGGACGTAGTAACACTTCTCCTATTGTTAGAACCACCAGGGCCACTACTCTCAGGCAAAGTAATAGTCCAGGTGTAACTGCTACCACAACGAAAGAACCTTCGAAGACAAACGCCAGTCCAAAGATATCCTCCGCCATTGCCagttacgaaaataaaataaaaaatgcaaatgCTGCGAGCAAAAGGACGTCGGTCCCGAACAAGGGATCTTCGTTGACATTCACGAGATCCAACAAACGTCATAGTACGCCTGCATGCTCGTCGAGTAGCCAAAACGAATCCAAAGTTGAAGTACCAACGAAGCAATTGGAACGTCAGGGAACATTCACCAAGGACGAGCCAGAAGTGGAAAATGCGCCGACGGTATTTTCACCGGCTTCGccgataaaaacgaaaattgcCAAGCCGATAAAAGGAACGTCGAAGATTCACCCAGCCGTTGGGAAATCAAAAATTTCTGTGAGAGCTCATCAAACGTATCAGACGAAGGGTGTAAAGGCAAATGGCGTAGAAAAGCCATTGGTATCGAAGGTCGTGCCAACATTAGGTATTCCCAAGAGCAATATCAAGGTAACAGGCACGAGTAAGGCTGTTGTAACCAATAATCAGAACGCACCGCAAAACGATAATGGAAAAGTCTTTCGAAAAATAGGACCTTTGGGTCAGAGATCTAACAGCAATTCTAGCATCATATCCGACACGTCGAGCGGCGTACAAAATCGCAGATTGGCGAAGGAAGCGACGAGTAAAATCGCTAGTCTGTGGAAGAAGGTAGAAGAGAACAAAAGTAAACAATTGTCCGATAAGTCGGACGGGAGAAAGTGGATTACGCCTGGTAGCGTTACGGGAGAGATAGACGGGCAAATTATTTCGAGCAAACCACCCGCGTTTAGATTGTTCCGTAGTTCTACGTTCGAAGGAGTTCCTCAAGATGACAGTCATAAGGTGTCCATGCAAAAGTCCAGGTCTAAACAGCCCTCGATAACAAACGTTCAAGCCAATGGAGTCAAGTATAGAAATTCTTGCGACTTGAGCGGTATGAACGCAAACGAGGCACCCTGTAAGATCCCTGTTAAATCGTCCAACAATCCTACCACGTCAAGGAAAGACAACGTCGTGCAAGGTGATAACACCGTTATTTTACGTCGTCAACAGGGAAACGACGCTGGCATTGAAATCGACAGTGCAAAGCGTATGTCGCGACTTGGCTCTTTTATAACGGTAGATCCACCTAATTCGGACATAGCACAAATACCAGTCATGTCCGGCAATGGACGTACACCGGCATCAGCCATCGTACCACCCTTTAATTACAACCCTAAAGCAGACATTCCTTCGCACATAGTTAAGGCTAGATCGGACGATGCTGAAGGAAAATTTGAAGTAACTGATAGTCATCAAACGGAAATAGTCACGGCCTCTTCGAGAGTAACGACGGTATAG